In Anaerobacillus isosaccharinicus, one genomic interval encodes:
- a CDS encoding PCYCGC motif-containing (lipo)protein has protein sequence MEILFKKKSFFLAAFLLLILVGCNSSQEDANPYNFPDYVLNANYPGAMAAYEYAVDAEEGILEYIPCYCNCYIDPFNHNNVKDCFISNTESTDELIVYDQHGVGUGICIEIALDVQKLHEEGLSVVEIREYIDEEYSKYAEPTPTPYPPGH, from the coding sequence ATGGAAATACTATTTAAAAAGAAGTCTTTCTTTCTAGCAGCATTCCTCCTACTTATATTAGTAGGGTGCAATAGTTCGCAAGAAGATGCTAATCCATATAATTTCCCTGATTATGTCTTAAATGCAAATTACCCTGGTGCAATGGCTGCTTATGAATATGCTGTAGATGCAGAAGAAGGAATCCTAGAATATATCCCTTGTTATTGCAATTGTTACATTGATCCATTTAACCACAACAATGTCAAAGATTGCTTCATCTCTAATACAGAAAGTACCGATGAACTGATTGTCTATGATCAGCACGGCGTTGGCTGAGGGATTTGTATCGAAATTGCACTGGATGTGCAAAAACTACATGAAGAAGGCTTATCAGTTGTAGAAATTCGAGAATATATTGATGAAGAATACTCAAAATACGCTGAACCAACACCAACACCTTACCCGCCTGGGCATTAA
- a CDS encoding phosphatase PAP2 family protein: protein MNQLEILQWFTQLQHPFLTEFARIFTFLGDEEFYFLILPLVYWCISKTTGFRLFYIFIFSMYVNSFMKIYFAVERPIGAEGVNNLFLDSAKVGSHYPFDSFPSGHAQGSMTLWGYLAYKSRSMAFIICSAILILLISISRLYSGLHWPTDIIIGICLGLGIIIAAIFMDKFISSLGVGFQWLLVIIAPFIMLLIFPEAEGFKFAGILLGAGIGYLLEGKLVNMKISSSLIRKVVAFAVGIAGMFAIQVGLKEVFPQEYIFDFIRYGLIGVWGLLLAPIVFVALRIYEKDDKQHFFKV from the coding sequence ATGAATCAGCTTGAGATTTTACAGTGGTTCACACAATTGCAACATCCATTTTTAACTGAGTTTGCAAGAATTTTTACTTTTTTAGGGGATGAAGAATTTTACTTTTTAATTCTACCTCTTGTTTATTGGTGTATTTCCAAAACAACAGGTTTTCGGCTATTTTACATTTTCATTTTTTCAATGTACGTAAATTCATTTATGAAAATTTATTTTGCAGTAGAAAGACCGATCGGAGCAGAAGGGGTTAACAATTTGTTTCTCGATTCGGCAAAGGTTGGAAGTCATTATCCATTTGATTCCTTTCCAAGTGGTCATGCTCAAGGATCAATGACTCTCTGGGGTTATCTTGCATACAAGAGTAGATCAATGGCTTTTATTATATGTAGTGCTATTTTAATTTTACTTATTTCTATTTCAAGGCTATATTCTGGTTTACATTGGCCAACTGATATCATTATAGGGATATGCTTAGGGTTAGGAATAATAATCGCTGCGATCTTTATGGATAAATTTATCTCGAGCTTAGGAGTTGGCTTTCAGTGGTTATTAGTGATTATTGCACCTTTTATTATGTTACTCATCTTCCCAGAGGCAGAAGGATTTAAATTTGCAGGGATATTATTAGGGGCAGGAATTGGTTATCTACTTGAAGGAAAATTAGTCAATATGAAGATAAGTAGTAGCCTTATTAGAAAAGTTGTAGCATTTGCGGTTGGAATTGCAGGAATGTTTGCAATTCAAGTTGGTTTGAAAGAAGTGTTCCCCCAGGAGTATATTTTCGATTTTATTCGTTACGGTCTCATTGGCGTCTGGGGATTATTATTGGCACCAATCGTATTTGTTGCCCTTCGTATTTATGAAAAAGACGATAAACAACATTTTTTCAAAGTATAG
- the tnpA gene encoding IS66 family insertion sequence element accessory protein TnpA, whose amino-acid sequence MSVDERKQMWEDRIDAYRSSGVPSVKAWCEQNQVGVQSMYSWMKRLETEPTHVAYPLTQWVAIDSSNSIEETATLTVKVGDVSIEIKEGFSHSLLNEVLQVLQSHVK is encoded by the coding sequence ATGTCAGTAGATGAACGTAAACAAATGTGGGAAGATCGCATCGACGCCTACAGATCCAGTGGAGTGCCAAGTGTCAAAGCTTGGTGTGAACAAAATCAAGTAGGTGTTCAAAGTATGTATAGCTGGATGAAAAGATTGGAAACTGAGCCGACTCACGTCGCTTATCCTCTTACACAATGGGTTGCCATTGATTCATCCAACTCGATTGAAGAAACAGCTACTTTAACAGTTAAGGTAGGCGATGTTTCAATCGAAATTAAAGAAGGCTTCAGCCATTCACTTTTAAATGAAGTACTTCAGGTTCTTCAATCCCATGTTAAGTAA